The Candidatus Binatia bacterium genome has a window encoding:
- the ftsY gene encoding signal recognition particle receptor FtsY yields MEVEWIVFAAALGLGASGWLMFLWRRRKAADSREALPKERSEPRGTSLFEGLRRTRERLWGAWSQGGTGDAYATLEEALVTADVGTDVASNLVAGLRRAAGNTSDVGQLRDLLARELVRVFPPTQPGFHEWLSTPARPLVVLFVGVNGVGKTTSIAKLAFWLRRKGLRVLFVAADTFRAAAAEQLQTWADRLGVGCIRHQAGSDPAAVVYDGIQAARAREIDVVLIDTAGRLHSKQPLVEELRKMVRTAERLAGKDAVRVLLVIDATNGQNALTQARVLSEAMPVAGVCLTKLDGTAKGGVAVSIAAKLKLPIYFVGLGEDLGAWQEFDPGMFVAALLGERTDHDPAFKFGRYGEHPAAPAA; encoded by the coding sequence ATGGAAGTCGAGTGGATTGTTTTTGCCGCAGCTCTCGGCCTGGGTGCAAGCGGCTGGCTGATGTTTCTCTGGCGGAGACGGAAGGCGGCGGACAGTCGGGAAGCTCTGCCGAAAGAACGATCGGAACCGCGTGGAACGAGTTTGTTCGAGGGCCTGCGACGCACACGGGAGCGCCTTTGGGGAGCTTGGAGTCAGGGTGGGACCGGAGATGCATATGCGACCCTCGAGGAGGCTCTGGTTACCGCGGATGTGGGAACGGACGTCGCAAGTAACTTGGTAGCCGGCCTGCGCCGAGCGGCTGGAAACACCAGCGACGTCGGGCAACTGCGAGATTTGCTTGCCCGAGAACTTGTGCGTGTTTTTCCACCCACGCAGCCGGGGTTCCATGAGTGGCTAAGCACCCCAGCAAGGCCGTTGGTGGTATTGTTCGTTGGAGTCAATGGAGTCGGCAAGACCACTTCGATAGCGAAACTCGCCTTCTGGCTGCGACGCAAAGGGCTGCGGGTACTCTTTGTCGCGGCCGACACTTTTCGAGCGGCTGCTGCTGAGCAGTTACAAACTTGGGCCGACCGGCTTGGCGTTGGCTGTATAAGACATCAAGCGGGATCGGACCCCGCAGCGGTCGTTTATGACGGCATTCAAGCTGCTCGAGCCCGGGAGATAGATGTTGTACTAATCGACACGGCCGGGAGGCTCCATTCCAAGCAGCCACTCGTTGAGGAACTGCGGAAAATGGTGAGGACGGCCGAGCGCTTGGCCGGCAAGGATGCGGTCCGGGTCTTGTTGGTGATCGACGCAACGAACGGGCAAAATGCTTTGACGCAAGCGCGTGTGTTGTCAGAAGCCATGCCAGTCGCTGGGGTTTGCCTCACGAAATTGGATGGAACCGCGAAAGGCGGTGTTGCGGTTTCGATTGCCGCAAAGCTCAAGCTGCCGATTTACTTCGTGGGTTTGGGAGAAGACCTGGGAGCTTGGCAAGAGTTCGATCCTGGAATGTTCGTGGCCGCGTTGCTCGGGGAGCGAACGGACCACGATCCAGCCTTCAAGTTCGGTCGGTACGGCGAGCATCCTGCTGCTCCTGCCGCTTAA
- the rny gene encoding ribonuclease Y, with protein METYFLIGLVVGLAAALLFEFFRLRRSREQRAAEAADAKRFVEEAKSEAEKIVREAELKRKELLLQAQAEAEQESRERRRELQQLEKRLTQREEALDRRGDQLDRRDAELDRREERLRAREDALEQQTQEYHRLVEETRQQLERVAGLTRDEAKQMLIDQIAEEARHEAARRIRVIEEEARAEAERRAKKIVSIAIERLAGDFVAERTVSVIHLPNDEMKGRIIGREGRNIRAIEAATGVDLIIDDTPESVIVSCHNPIRREIARIALEKLISDGRIHPGRIEEVVRRAEQELEESIREAGQKALLEVGIHGVHPELVKLLGMLKYRYSYAQNVLAHSIEAAFICGAMAAELGLNEKQARRAALLHDIGKALTHEVEGSHAIIGADIARRYGESAKIVNAIAAHHEEVKAETILAPLVDAADALSGARPGARREMLESYVKRLEDLERITNSFKGVEKSFAVQAGREIRIIVEPRTISDDLVPVLARDIARKIENEMTYPGQIKVTVIRETRASEVAR; from the coding sequence GTGGAAACGTATTTCTTGATCGGGCTGGTGGTCGGCTTGGCCGCCGCCCTTCTCTTCGAGTTCTTTCGATTGCGGCGCTCACGAGAGCAGCGCGCTGCCGAGGCGGCGGATGCGAAGCGCTTCGTCGAGGAAGCCAAGAGTGAGGCAGAGAAGATCGTTCGAGAGGCGGAACTCAAACGGAAAGAACTACTTCTTCAGGCACAGGCGGAAGCCGAGCAGGAGTCGCGCGAGCGTCGCCGCGAGTTGCAGCAACTCGAAAAGAGACTCACGCAACGCGAAGAGGCGCTGGACCGGAGGGGAGATCAGTTAGACCGTCGGGACGCCGAGTTGGATCGGCGGGAAGAGCGATTGCGGGCAAGAGAAGATGCCCTGGAGCAGCAAACTCAAGAGTATCACCGCCTTGTCGAGGAGACGCGGCAACAGTTGGAGCGTGTCGCGGGTTTGACGCGCGACGAGGCGAAGCAGATGCTGATTGATCAAATTGCCGAAGAGGCCAGGCACGAAGCGGCTCGTCGGATTCGCGTCATCGAGGAAGAGGCAAGAGCTGAGGCCGAGCGCCGGGCGAAGAAGATCGTTTCCATCGCGATTGAGCGCCTGGCGGGGGACTTTGTGGCCGAGCGGACCGTTTCGGTGATCCACCTGCCGAACGATGAGATGAAAGGACGGATTATCGGGCGGGAGGGGCGCAATATCCGAGCCATTGAGGCGGCAACGGGGGTCGATCTCATCATCGATGATACACCGGAATCCGTGATCGTGTCTTGCCACAATCCAATCCGGCGGGAGATTGCGCGGATCGCGCTGGAGAAGTTGATTTCCGACGGGCGCATTCATCCGGGGCGAATCGAAGAGGTTGTACGTCGCGCCGAACAGGAGTTGGAGGAAAGTATTCGGGAGGCCGGGCAGAAGGCTTTGCTGGAGGTGGGGATCCATGGTGTACACCCGGAACTCGTCAAATTGCTGGGAATGCTGAAGTACCGGTACAGTTACGCCCAGAACGTCTTGGCCCACTCTATCGAAGCCGCGTTCATCTGTGGTGCGATGGCGGCGGAGCTTGGATTGAACGAAAAACAGGCTCGCCGTGCCGCGCTGTTGCACGACATCGGCAAGGCGCTGACGCACGAAGTCGAAGGTTCCCATGCGATCATTGGGGCAGATATCGCACGCCGCTATGGCGAGTCGGCGAAAATTGTGAATGCAATCGCGGCGCACCACGAAGAGGTCAAAGCCGAAACGATCCTTGCCCCTCTTGTCGATGCGGCAGACGCGCTTTCAGGGGCTCGTCCCGGAGCTCGAAGAGAGATGTTGGAGAGCTATGTGAAACGGCTCGAGGACCTGGAGCGCATCACGAATTCATTCAAAGGAGTAGAGAAGTCTTTTGCTGTCCAAGCGGGGCGGGAAATCCGCATCATCGTGGAGCCACGCACGATTTCCGACGATTTGGTCCCGGTACTCGCACGGGACATCGCGCGCAAAATCGAAAACGAAATGACGTATCCGGGTCAGATCAAGGTGACAGTAATTCGGGAGACCCGCGCCAGCGAGGTCGCGCGCTGA
- the tyrS gene encoding tyrosine--tRNA ligase: protein MKSPEEQLAEIRKRTVDVLPEGELLEKLKRGRPLRVKFGADPSAPDLHLGHVVVLRKLRSFQELGHCVVFLIGDFTARIGDPTGRSETRKPLSLEEVERNARTYQEQVFKILDPAKTEVRFNSEWMEPMRVAEFIRVCSHYTVARMLERDDFAKRYSQGHPIGVHEFLYPLIQGYDSVALRADVEVGGTDQRFNLLVGRELQRAFGQEPQVIVTLPLLEGIDGVQKMSKSLGNAIGVTESPDQIFGKVMSISDELMLRYYELLTEEDVAVLRRRIEAGDLHPMEAKKNLAVQLVTMFWGESAGLEAKLRFERQFQRRQAPEDAPSFDWPEPDREYLPIWRLLALLGLASSNSEARRLIAQGAVRVDGEKLTSADAQLRRGGGSVLLQVGSRRWARLKGAEKIGATH from the coding sequence GTGAAAAGTCCGGAAGAGCAGTTGGCGGAAATCCGCAAGCGGACAGTGGACGTGCTTCCCGAAGGAGAGCTGCTGGAAAAACTCAAACGTGGCCGGCCTCTTCGCGTGAAGTTCGGGGCGGACCCGTCGGCGCCCGACCTCCATCTGGGTCATGTGGTCGTTCTCCGCAAGCTTCGCTCCTTTCAAGAACTTGGACACTGCGTTGTGTTTCTGATCGGTGATTTCACGGCCCGTATTGGAGACCCAACCGGGCGGTCCGAAACACGTAAACCTTTGTCTCTGGAAGAAGTAGAGCGCAATGCGCGCACCTACCAGGAACAAGTCTTCAAGATCTTGGACCCAGCAAAGACCGAGGTGCGGTTCAACTCCGAATGGATGGAGCCCATGCGGGTGGCGGAATTCATACGAGTGTGTTCGCACTATACGGTAGCACGGATGCTCGAGCGCGATGATTTTGCCAAGCGCTATTCACAAGGCCACCCCATTGGGGTGCATGAATTTCTCTACCCCCTAATTCAGGGTTACGACTCCGTCGCACTCCGTGCGGACGTGGAAGTAGGCGGCACGGACCAGCGGTTCAACTTGTTGGTTGGCCGTGAGTTGCAGCGTGCGTTCGGACAAGAGCCGCAAGTGATCGTCACCCTTCCGCTTCTGGAGGGTATCGACGGAGTGCAAAAAATGAGCAAATCCCTGGGTAATGCGATCGGGGTTACGGAGTCGCCAGACCAAATTTTCGGTAAGGTCATGTCGATCTCCGATGAGTTGATGTTGCGTTACTACGAGTTGCTGACGGAAGAGGATGTCGCGGTGCTGCGACGCAGAATCGAAGCGGGAGATCTCCATCCGATGGAGGCGAAGAAGAACCTTGCCGTCCAGCTTGTGACGATGTTTTGGGGTGAATCTGCGGGGCTTGAAGCAAAGCTTCGCTTTGAGCGGCAATTCCAGCGGCGCCAGGCCCCGGAAGATGCTCCGAGTTTCGACTGGCCCGAGCCGGACAGGGAATACCTCCCCATTTGGCGGCTTCTCGCTCTGCTGGGGCTCGCCTCGTCGAATAGTGAGGCGCGGCGGTTGATCGCTCAAGGTGCCGTGAGGGTGGATGGAGAAAAACTGACGTCCGCGGATGCACAGTTGCGGCGTGGAGGTGGTAGCGTCTTGTTGCAGGTGGGCTCTCGGCGTTGGGCTCGGTTAAAAGGGGCGGAAAAAATTGGGGCCACCCATTGA
- a CDS encoding restriction endonuclease — protein sequence MQAATSVLNSKVLVLNRSFLPVHITSVRRAFCLLYQGLAHAVDQEYRTFDFESWAQLSASVHDERIGLVDRVIRVPRVILLVAFDRVPKRRVRFSRFNIYSRDRNTCQYCGKVFPRSELNLDHVVPRSRGGKSTWENVVCSCHECNRRKGGRTPEEAGMKLLRPPRRPEWTPFMLETFNPRRYREWIPFLSLVDASYWNVELED from the coding sequence ATGCAAGCAGCAACCAGTGTTCTCAACTCAAAGGTCCTGGTACTGAACCGTTCGTTTTTACCGGTCCACATTACGTCGGTTCGGCGGGCATTTTGCTTGCTGTATCAGGGCCTGGCACACGCCGTCGATCAGGAGTATCGCACGTTCGACTTTGAAAGTTGGGCTCAGCTGTCGGCCTCCGTACACGATGAGCGCATCGGCCTGGTCGACCGGGTTATCCGTGTGCCGCGCGTGATTTTACTGGTCGCATTTGACCGGGTGCCGAAACGGCGGGTTCGTTTTAGCCGTTTCAATATATACAGCCGCGATCGAAACACCTGCCAATATTGCGGCAAGGTGTTTCCGCGAAGCGAATTGAACCTCGACCATGTTGTTCCCCGTTCGCGCGGCGGCAAATCCACCTGGGAAAACGTGGTGTGTTCTTGCCACGAGTGTAACCGCCGCAAAGGGGGAAGAACGCCCGAGGAAGCGGGCATGAAATTGTTGCGACCTCCCCGGCGGCCGGAGTGGACGCCGTTCATGCTAGAGACCTTCAATCCTCGGCGCTACCGCGAGTGGATCCCGTTCCTTTCACTCGTGGACGCCTCGTACTGGAACGTGGAACTCGAAGATTGA
- a CDS encoding ribonuclease, which yields MRELLVDFSFFELRGALVENGQAVDFLVEPLSPAPWRLRDIFWARVTKVLPELGGAIVELGPIQALLQTRFFPNCPVLWTQGKPTPVSDRWTYVSRNLKKGLELLVQLRKPPREDKGALVSSRISVDGLFLSFRPGSPEIRWPWQLGPDMRAKISQAVRTKLGEHDGFSAHIRSAFATETDLVAELARLREQWRRAFAAVVQAPAVGLVYRPADPLARIFLELGHPVLDRILVDGPEHAVEAVRRTWSALTNGRPVPIERHAKPAALFVHSNVEEQIENALKPEVGLPAGGSIRFEKTAGATVVDVNSSVASSPLSRAPHTSGSRGLSSLNSEATKVVARQLRLRAIPGSIVIDFANSRPAQAETRLASLVRDSCRDDPYVASVHGHRGCALVHVQREYRRLSLAEQFLVPCPQCGCPDRALDPSARVRQFLHRVLQELRIVPAPAKIVAEVPDEIFVYLRTQGRDLLDQLIAHAGCPVDLSPGTAPDPRLRIVVGTKGLPNPD from the coding sequence GTGAGAGAACTTCTCGTCGACTTTTCTTTCTTCGAACTTCGCGGAGCGCTGGTGGAAAACGGCCAGGCAGTCGATTTTCTGGTTGAGCCGCTCTCACCTGCCCCGTGGCGGCTTCGCGACATCTTTTGGGCCCGTGTGACGAAGGTTTTGCCGGAACTCGGTGGAGCCATTGTCGAACTCGGGCCCATTCAAGCACTCCTTCAGACACGCTTCTTCCCGAATTGCCCTGTGCTTTGGACTCAAGGGAAACCCACTCCAGTATCGGATCGGTGGACCTACGTCTCTCGGAACTTAAAAAAGGGACTCGAGCTCTTGGTGCAACTTCGAAAGCCCCCGCGGGAGGACAAAGGGGCTCTTGTGTCCTCTCGCATTAGTGTGGACGGCTTGTTTCTTTCCTTTCGGCCCGGCTCGCCCGAGATCCGCTGGCCATGGCAGCTCGGCCCCGACATGCGCGCAAAAATCTCGCAGGCCGTGCGCACCAAGCTGGGAGAGCACGACGGCTTTTCCGCTCATATTCGAAGCGCATTCGCAACAGAAACGGATCTTGTCGCAGAACTCGCGCGACTCCGAGAACAGTGGCGTCGCGCATTCGCCGCTGTTGTGCAGGCGCCGGCGGTCGGCCTCGTATACCGGCCCGCAGATCCGCTCGCTCGGATTTTTCTGGAACTCGGACATCCGGTTCTCGACAGGATCCTAGTGGATGGACCCGAGCACGCCGTTGAAGCGGTGCGCCGCACCTGGTCTGCTCTCACGAACGGGAGACCGGTCCCCATTGAGCGGCACGCCAAGCCGGCGGCTTTATTCGTTCATTCCAACGTAGAAGAGCAGATCGAGAACGCACTGAAGCCCGAGGTTGGACTGCCCGCCGGCGGCAGCATTCGCTTCGAGAAAACCGCGGGAGCGACTGTGGTTGACGTGAATAGTTCAGTAGCATCCTCGCCGCTGAGCAGAGCTCCCCACACTTCAGGCTCTCGCGGCTTGTCGAGTTTGAACTCCGAAGCAACCAAGGTCGTCGCTCGGCAACTCCGTTTGCGCGCTATCCCCGGCTCGATCGTCATTGACTTTGCCAACTCCCGGCCTGCACAGGCCGAAACCCGCCTGGCAAGCCTGGTGCGGGATTCGTGCCGCGACGATCCCTATGTCGCTTCGGTTCATGGACATCGCGGCTGCGCTCTGGTTCATGTGCAGCGGGAATACAGGAGATTGTCTCTAGCCGAGCAATTCCTCGTGCCTTGCCCGCAATGTGGGTGTCCAGATCGAGCGCTCGACCCGTCAGCGCGCGTGAGACAATTTCTTCACCGCGTGCTCCAGGAACTGCGGATCGTACCGGCACCCGCAAAGATTGTCGCTGAAGTACCCGACGAGATCTTCGTATACTTACGCACGCAGGGGCGTGACCTGCTGGACCAACTGATCGCGCACGCAGGATGCCCCGTAGATCTCTCCCCCGGCACGGCACCGGATCCAAGATTGCGCATCGTCGTAGGTACAAAAGGGCTCCCGAACCCAGACTAA
- the smc gene encoding chromosome partition protein Smc, whose amino-acid sequence MRLKQLQIQGFKSFPHRTVVDFAAGVTAIVGPNGCGKSNVVDAIRWALGEQSPRLLRGAQMEDVLFKGSDQLPPSNVAEVALTLEVGNSRPLLDGLEQDSLAADILRHYAEIRVTRRLYRSGEAEYLINDRPCRLRDVTELFLGSGVGSRSYAIIEQGKVEQLIAAKAEDRRIWIEEAAGTTLFRSRKLAAERKLDRTRENLHRVADILRELDRQQNYLRRLAKRAEQARAAEQEIRTLELALIGRERARLEARIEDVDRGLRRLAEEVDVARQECAEAERHLEEVRTKEREALENLSSVRERRVQLEAELEKIAERIAFAERQEREGRDQVRGAEGELTAIRLQLERLSETRQREAMQRGEVARRILQLEFRCERTREAFEWQRARAFAIRSDLTRLQRKEVELRQTAADFEHRVRLLRREWNDLLAAENHYREEQQKAAEQLKRVEEQLVRARTRAILAQKRHTILTEERLRKEAAVSGLAAEVELQGREIETLTEECLRLHSRLETLEELRRRYEGFKPGVQKLMSSENGSRLARAVVADVIDVPASLERAVAAALGDLLQCVIVENTAQTVAAVHRLKEEQLGRGSFIALQGACSNGTGASDKANGDLRPLAELVESDQPYRPVVERLLSQVVLVPSLEAGLNYYQRHGEGLLFVTPGGETIDPRGVVTGGVEHSPSEEILARRRLIQELTHALDELRGRLEAREGRYRERSALLREEQASLTSLEAELQRASLASVESRKDIDRARAERDRLLDRLEHAERERHRVAGRRTEVDAQLDDASERLRRLHRVVSELEPTREALEARSAAAEGKCAQLERDLRGLEVALATHRERHDALVRSLARLEEEESSLFERLTRVMGSLQERSEKEATAARVLKELSAERLQVQQQLRDLCAKQAELEDRVRRVEAERIDTERRLQDLILQLDGRRDAKVQAEMELVEIRTQMENLRQTVAERYQVTLDDLSAPALDGTDEELRDRLASLRVLLEKVGTGGAGVAEELRATEERAEFLGAQKADLERSYKDLQQTIERLERVSRGKFLSTFEAVQREFAAIIPQLFGGGEGRMVLTAPDDIAVSGVEIVVRPPGKRLEAMSLLSGGEKALSAVALIFALFSWRPSPFCILDEVDAPLDDANVSRFMELVRRMSGASQFIVITHNKRTMQAADRLYGVTMQHPGVSTLLAVELR is encoded by the coding sequence ATGCGTCTGAAACAATTACAGATTCAAGGTTTCAAGTCTTTTCCTCATCGGACGGTTGTGGACTTTGCTGCCGGCGTAACGGCCATCGTCGGTCCCAACGGTTGCGGCAAGTCCAACGTGGTAGATGCCATCCGCTGGGCGCTCGGGGAACAGAGTCCGCGCTTGTTGCGCGGGGCCCAAATGGAAGACGTTTTGTTCAAGGGCTCGGATCAATTGCCGCCAAGCAATGTGGCCGAGGTAGCTCTCACGTTGGAGGTCGGCAATTCGAGACCGTTGTTGGATGGCCTGGAGCAGGACTCTCTGGCTGCAGACATTCTTCGCCACTACGCTGAGATCCGAGTCACCCGCCGGCTGTATCGGTCCGGCGAAGCCGAATACTTAATCAACGACCGCCCGTGTCGACTCCGCGACGTTACCGAGCTCTTTTTGGGCTCGGGTGTCGGGTCCCGCTCGTACGCCATTATTGAGCAAGGTAAGGTCGAACAGCTCATTGCCGCCAAGGCTGAGGACCGGCGGATTTGGATCGAAGAGGCTGCTGGCACGACCTTGTTCCGCAGCCGCAAACTTGCGGCGGAGCGCAAGCTCGACCGGACGAGGGAGAACCTCCATCGCGTGGCGGACATCTTGCGCGAGTTGGATCGCCAACAGAACTACTTGCGGCGGTTGGCTAAGCGTGCCGAGCAAGCGCGCGCTGCAGAGCAAGAGATCCGCACCCTCGAGTTGGCCCTGATCGGACGAGAGCGAGCACGGCTGGAGGCTCGAATTGAGGATGTGGATCGAGGGTTGCGACGGCTTGCCGAGGAAGTGGACGTTGCCCGGCAAGAATGTGCAGAGGCTGAGAGGCATTTGGAGGAGGTTCGAACCAAGGAGCGAGAAGCGCTGGAAAACCTGAGCAGCGTTAGAGAGCGTCGGGTGCAACTGGAGGCCGAGCTCGAGAAAATCGCCGAGCGAATCGCGTTCGCAGAGCGCCAGGAGCGGGAAGGGCGGGACCAAGTGCGTGGGGCCGAGGGAGAGCTCACCGCTATTCGCCTTCAGCTCGAGAGACTCTCCGAGACGAGACAGCGCGAGGCCATGCAGCGCGGGGAAGTGGCGCGGCGCATACTTCAGCTCGAGTTTCGCTGCGAGCGGACGCGCGAGGCTTTTGAGTGGCAACGCGCAAGAGCCTTTGCGATTCGGAGCGACCTCACTCGCTTGCAGCGCAAAGAAGTGGAGCTGCGGCAAACCGCCGCTGATTTCGAGCACCGGGTCCGCCTGTTGCGGCGGGAATGGAACGACTTGCTCGCGGCAGAGAATCACTACAGGGAAGAACAACAGAAAGCTGCAGAGCAGTTGAAGCGAGTGGAAGAGCAACTCGTGCGGGCTCGAACGCGCGCAATTCTCGCGCAGAAGAGGCATACGATTCTCACCGAAGAGCGACTGCGAAAAGAGGCAGCCGTGAGTGGCTTGGCTGCCGAGGTGGAGTTGCAGGGGCGCGAAATCGAAACCCTGACCGAAGAGTGTCTCCGGTTACACTCACGCCTGGAAACTTTGGAGGAGCTGCGACGGCGTTACGAGGGATTCAAGCCAGGGGTGCAAAAGCTCATGTCGTCGGAGAACGGTTCGCGCCTGGCGCGAGCGGTGGTGGCCGACGTCATAGACGTTCCGGCTTCTCTCGAACGTGCCGTGGCGGCAGCGTTGGGTGATCTCCTGCAGTGCGTCATCGTCGAGAATACGGCTCAAACCGTTGCCGCTGTACACCGGCTCAAAGAGGAGCAGTTGGGACGCGGGTCTTTTATAGCGTTGCAGGGCGCTTGCTCGAACGGCACCGGGGCGAGCGACAAAGCGAACGGGGACTTAAGGCCGCTGGCCGAACTTGTCGAATCGGATCAACCGTATCGGCCCGTCGTGGAGCGATTGCTGTCGCAGGTGGTTCTTGTGCCCAGCTTGGAAGCGGGATTGAACTATTATCAGCGCCACGGGGAAGGGTTGCTGTTCGTCACTCCAGGGGGAGAGACCATAGACCCTCGAGGTGTGGTGACTGGGGGGGTAGAGCATAGCCCAAGCGAGGAGATTTTAGCTCGTCGAAGACTGATCCAGGAATTGACGCATGCTCTGGATGAGCTGCGGGGACGCTTGGAGGCAAGGGAAGGGCGGTACCGCGAGCGTTCAGCCCTACTCCGCGAAGAGCAAGCGTCGTTGACGTCGTTGGAAGCGGAGTTACAGCGGGCGTCTTTAGCGTCAGTGGAGTCGCGGAAAGACATTGACCGGGCCAGAGCGGAGCGAGATCGGTTACTGGATCGGTTGGAACATGCGGAACGAGAGCGACACCGTGTGGCGGGCCGGCGGACAGAAGTGGACGCGCAGCTCGACGATGCGAGCGAGCGCCTTCGTAGGTTGCATCGGGTGGTGAGCGAGCTGGAGCCAACGCGAGAAGCCTTGGAGGCGCGCAGTGCGGCTGCCGAGGGGAAGTGTGCGCAACTCGAACGAGACTTGCGAGGGCTGGAAGTTGCTTTGGCCACACATCGGGAACGCCATGACGCGCTGGTGCGCTCGCTAGCACGACTCGAGGAAGAGGAAAGTAGTTTGTTCGAGAGGCTCACCCGTGTCATGGGGTCGCTTCAAGAACGGTCGGAAAAGGAAGCAACAGCCGCGCGGGTGCTCAAAGAACTGAGTGCGGAGAGATTGCAGGTGCAGCAACAGTTGCGAGATTTGTGCGCAAAACAGGCAGAGCTCGAAGATCGAGTCCGCCGCGTGGAGGCGGAGCGAATCGACACGGAACGGCGGCTTCAGGATCTCATCCTGCAGCTCGACGGCCGGCGAGATGCCAAGGTTCAAGCTGAGATGGAACTGGTCGAGATTCGCACCCAGATGGAAAACCTACGACAAACCGTCGCCGAGCGGTACCAGGTTACACTCGACGATTTGTCGGCTCCCGCACTCGATGGGACGGATGAGGAGCTGCGGGACCGACTGGCGTCGCTGCGGGTGCTGTTGGAGAAGGTGGGCACAGGAGGGGCCGGGGTGGCGGAAGAACTGAGGGCGACCGAGGAGCGGGCCGAATTTTTAGGAGCACAAAAGGCAGATCTCGAAAGGTCTTACAAGGACCTCCAGCAAACGATTGAGCGCTTGGAGCGCGTGTCGCGAGGGAAATTTTTGAGTACGTTCGAGGCGGTACAAAGGGAATTCGCTGCTATCATTCCGCAGTTGTTCGGGGGTGGAGAAGGGCGCATGGTACTGACGGCCCCGGACGACATTGCCGTGTCTGGCGTGGAAATCGTCGTTCGGCCTCCAGGTAAGCGGCTGGAAGCGATGAGTTTGCTTTCGGGTGGGGAAAAAGCGCTGTCGGCGGTGGCCTTGATCTTTGCTCTCTTCTCGTGGCGGCCGAGCCCCTTTTGCATCCTGGATGAGGTAGACGCGCCCTTGGATGACGCCAACGTGTCCCGCTTTATGGAACTCGTGCGCCGGATGAGCGGCGCCTCGCAATTTATTGTGATCACGCACAACAAGCGCACGATGCAGGCCGCAGATCGGCTTTACGGGGTCACAATGCAGCATCCGGGAGTATCCACGCTGCTGGCGGTAGAGTTGCGCTGA
- a CDS encoding 5-formyltetrahydrofolate cyclo-ligase, which translates to MTELVHAGVLEPRVLKRLVRAHVRGHRQKLSPWVVAGPLGFAVAERAASGREFAKAEAVLVYLADENEVPTGPIIGKAFERRLKVFLPCCRNGEWGVAPWHPGRPLRRGAFGVWEPADGPIRLGAEVQELVAYVPVVAWSTRGARIGRGAGVYDRLLANLCAKVRVRIVGLAYEFQRTCGPFSESWDVPMEKIYTEKRALELAAPGQERDERSVNTWKRIS; encoded by the coding sequence ATGACGGAGCTCGTTCACGCGGGGGTTCTTGAGCCTAGGGTCCTCAAGCGTTTGGTGCGGGCGCACGTTCGAGGGCACCGGCAAAAACTCAGCCCGTGGGTCGTTGCTGGTCCCCTGGGCTTTGCTGTGGCAGAGCGTGCGGCCAGCGGCCGAGAGTTCGCGAAAGCCGAGGCGGTTCTCGTTTACTTGGCCGATGAAAACGAGGTGCCCACAGGGCCGATCATTGGGAAGGCATTCGAGCGTCGTTTGAAGGTCTTCCTCCCATGTTGTCGGAACGGTGAATGGGGAGTCGCACCGTGGCATCCTGGAAGGCCCCTAAGGAGAGGAGCGTTTGGTGTATGGGAGCCTGCGGACGGACCGATTCGTTTGGGGGCCGAGGTTCAGGAGCTCGTCGCGTACGTTCCTGTAGTTGCGTGGTCCACTCGGGGAGCAAGGATCGGCCGAGGAGCAGGGGTATACGACCGCCTGTTGGCGAACTTGTGCGCCAAAGTTAGGGTCAGAATCGTTGGATTAGCCTATGAATTTCAAAGAACTTGTGGCCCTTTTTCCGAGAGCTGGGATGTGCCAATGGAAAAAATTTACACTGAAAAACGTGCCCTGGAGTTGGCCGCTCCGGGGCAAGAACGGGACGAAAGGAGCGTAAACACGTGGAAACGTATTTCTTGA